A genomic region of Sphingobacteriales bacterium contains the following coding sequences:
- a CDS encoding enoyl-CoA hydratase/isomerase family protein produces MATSHRIIKKVAVLGSGVMGSRIACHFANIGCEVLLLDIVPNDLKEEEKNKPAARNRIVNESLQATFKANPAALYHKKFASRIQTGNFDDDLSKIKNCDWVLEAVVERLDIKQQLYAKVEQHRRAGTLITSNTSGIPIHLLAQGRSDDFKANFCGTHFFNPPRYLRLLEIIPTPDTRPEVVDFLMHYGDLFLGKTTVLCKDTPGFIANRIGVFGMMATFKLMGEMDMTPTQVDSLTGTIAGRPKSATFRTADVVGLDTLIKVAKGLYDSGANDEARDIFLLPDYLKKMEENKWLGDKTKQGFFKKDRDEKGKSIIKALNLKTMEYETEAKTKFAAVEAAKPIENLRERLKVLHGAGDKAAEFLNKLAYQVFQYCSFRIPEIADHLYQIDDAMRAGFGWELGPFELWDVLGVEKTVKKMSDNGNAPAAWVQEMLAKGISSFYKSENGKRFCYQPATQQYEAIAGTEALIMLDNFRAQKSVWSNSGGTLHDIGDGVLCLEFHTKMNAIGGEVLEGINTAIDIAEQEGWKGLVIGNDSQTFSAGANLGLIYMFALEQEFDELDIAIRMFQNTMMRLRFCNVPTVAAPHGLTLGGGCELSMHCDRIVAAAETYIGLVEVGVGVIPGGGGTKEFVLRASDRYFEGDIEIPTLQKYLLTIGKAEVATSAYEAYDLGIMQAGKDTVTLNLSRQLADAKEAVLELYNAGYTAPTPRTDIKVLGRQALGSLIVGIEQMKAGNFISEYDAHIAKKLAYVMCGGDLSQPTLVSEQYLLDLERETFLSLLTERKTLERIQSILTSGKPLRN; encoded by the coding sequence ATGGCAACATCTCATCGTATTATTAAAAAAGTAGCCGTTTTGGGTTCGGGCGTTATGGGCAGCCGTATTGCCTGTCATTTTGCCAATATCGGCTGCGAAGTATTGTTGTTGGATATTGTTCCGAATGATTTAAAAGAAGAAGAAAAAAATAAACCCGCCGCCCGCAATCGCATTGTTAATGAGTCTTTGCAAGCTACTTTTAAAGCTAATCCGGCGGCTTTGTATCATAAAAAATTCGCTTCGCGTATCCAAACCGGTAACTTTGATGATGATTTGTCCAAAATAAAAAATTGTGACTGGGTGCTGGAAGCCGTAGTAGAGCGTTTGGACATCAAACAGCAATTGTATGCAAAGGTAGAACAACACCGCCGCGCCGGTACGCTTATTACCTCTAATACTTCCGGTATTCCTATTCATTTGCTCGCTCAAGGACGCAGCGATGATTTTAAAGCTAATTTTTGCGGCACACACTTTTTTAATCCGCCGCGCTATTTGCGCCTGCTCGAAATTATCCCCACTCCCGACACGCGTCCCGAAGTTGTAGATTTTTTGATGCACTACGGCGATTTGTTTTTGGGAAAAACCACCGTGCTGTGCAAAGATACCCCCGGCTTTATCGCCAATCGTATCGGCGTATTCGGTATGATGGCTACTTTTAAGCTGATGGGCGAAATGGATATGACCCCTACACAGGTAGATTCACTCACAGGCACTATCGCCGGTCGTCCGAAGTCGGCTACTTTCCGCACCGCCGATGTGGTGGGTTTGGATACGCTTATCAAAGTTGCCAAAGGCTTATACGATAGTGGCGCAAATGACGAAGCCCGCGATATTTTCTTATTGCCCGATTATTTGAAAAAAATGGAAGAGAACAAATGGTTGGGTGATAAAACAAAACAGGGATTTTTCAAAAAAGACCGCGATGAGAAAGGAAAGAGCATCATCAAGGCACTCAACCTCAAAACAATGGAATATGAAACGGAAGCCAAAACCAAATTTGCTGCCGTAGAAGCCGCCAAACCCATTGAAAATTTGCGCGAGCGACTCAAAGTGTTGCACGGCGCAGGCGACAAAGCCGCAGAGTTTTTAAATAAATTGGCATATCAGGTATTTCAATATTGTAGTTTTCGTATTCCCGAAATTGCCGACCATTTGTATCAAATAGATGATGCCATGCGTGCAGGCTTCGGTTGGGAATTAGGACCTTTTGAACTGTGGGACGTGTTGGGTGTGGAAAAAACCGTCAAAAAAATGAGCGACAACGGAAATGCTCCCGCCGCTTGGGTGCAAGAGATGCTAGCAAAAGGAATTTCTTCTTTTTATAAATCCGAAAACGGCAAACGTTTTTGCTATCAGCCTGCTACCCAACAATACGAAGCCATTGCCGGAACAGAGGCTTTGATTATGCTGGATAATTTCCGCGCCCAAAAATCGGTGTGGAGCAATAGCGGCGGCACCCTCCACGACATCGGAGATGGTGTTTTGTGCTTGGAGTTTCATACCAAAATGAATGCCATCGGCGGCGAAGTGCTCGAAGGTATCAACACAGCCATAGACATCGCCGAACAAGAAGGCTGGAAAGGTTTGGTCATTGGTAATGATTCACAGACTTTTTCGGCAGGAGCTAATTTGGGCTTGATTTATATGTTTGCCTTAGAGCAGGAGTTTGATGAGTTGGATATTGCTATTCGTATGTTCCAAAATACAATGATGCGTCTGCGCTTTTGCAATGTGCCTACCGTGGCTGCTCCGCACGGCTTGACACTCGGCGGCGGTTGCGAACTCTCTATGCACTGCGACCGCATTGTGGCGGCTGCCGAAACCTACATTGGTTTGGTAGAAGTAGGTGTAGGGGTAATTCCGGGTGGCGGCGGTACAAAAGAGTTTGTATTGCGGGCTTCGGACAGGTATTTTGAAGGCGATATTGAAATTCCGACTTTGCAAAAATATTTGCTCACCATCGGTAAAGCCGAAGTTGCCACCTCTGCCTACGAAGCCTACGATTTGGGTATTATGCAAGCCGGCAAAGATACGGTTACGCTCAATTTGAGTCGGCAGTTGGCTGATGCGAAAGAGGCAGTATTGGAACTCTACAATGCAGGCTACACCGCTCCTACACCGCGCACCGACATCAAGGTATTGGGCAGACAAGCACTCGGTTCTTTGATAGTAGGTATTGAGCAAATGAAAGCAGGTAATTTTATTTCGGAATACGATGCACACATTGCCAAAAAATTGGCGTATGTGATGTGCGGCGGCGATTTGTCGCAGCCTACTTTGGTATCGGAACAATATTTGCTGGATTTGGAACGCGAAACTTTCTTATCCTTGCTCACCGAACGCAAAACATTAGAACGCATACAAAGTATTCTCACAAGCGGTAAGCCTTTGAGAAATTAG
- the odhB gene encoding 2-oxoglutarate dehydrogenase complex dihydrolipoyllysine-residue succinyltransferase: MIIEVKVPSVGESVNEVTLASWLVKDGDMVQIDQSLCELESDKASMELPAEKAGKIKIIAATGSDLGIGALLATIDTAAASAAASPKADSPAAPPPTAPAPPPAVSGGSNYAGGHPSPAAAKLIAENQVTVVQGTGKDGRITKEDAQKAIEQKNNTPAPPPADSKATPPPAANDNRAVRREKMSRLRRTIAAHLVEAKNTTAMLTTFNEVDLTEIMAVRAKYKDIFKEKHQVGLGFMSFFTKACCVALLEFPPVNAQINGDDIVYHDFVDISVAVSTPRGLVTPVVRNAHAMNLEQIEKAIGELAVRGRDNKLGLDDMEGGTFTISNGGVFGSLLSTPIINAPQTAILGMHKIQDRPMVINGEIKVRPMMYLALSYDHRIIDGKEAVSFLVRVKELLEDPIRLMLGV; encoded by the coding sequence ATGATAATAGAAGTAAAAGTGCCTTCGGTGGGCGAATCGGTAAATGAAGTAACACTTGCCTCTTGGTTAGTAAAAGACGGCGATATGGTACAAATAGACCAAAGCCTCTGCGAACTGGAGTCTGATAAAGCCTCTATGGAACTGCCCGCCGAAAAAGCGGGTAAAATCAAAATTATTGCTGCAACAGGCAGTGATTTGGGTATCGGTGCCTTGCTGGCTACTATTGATACTGCTGCTGCATCTGCCGCTGCTTCGCCCAAAGCCGACAGCCCCGCCGCGCCGCCGCCAACTGCTCCTGCCCCACCCCCTGCCGTTTCGGGAGGCAGCAACTATGCCGGTGGGCATCCATCGCCGGCTGCTGCCAAGCTCATCGCCGAAAATCAGGTGACAGTGGTACAGGGAACCGGAAAAGACGGGCGCATTACCAAAGAAGATGCACAAAAAGCCATAGAACAAAAAAATAATACGCCTGCGCCACCGCCTGCCGACAGCAAAGCAACGCCGCCGCCTGCTGCCAACGACAACAGAGCTGTACGCCGCGAAAAAATGAGCCGTCTGCGCCGTACTATCGCCGCACATTTGGTAGAAGCTAAAAATACCACTGCCATGCTCACCACTTTCAATGAAGTGGACTTGACAGAAATTATGGCTGTTCGTGCCAAATACAAAGATATTTTCAAAGAAAAACATCAGGTCGGGCTGGGCTTTATGTCGTTTTTTACCAAAGCCTGTTGTGTGGCTTTGTTGGAATTTCCGCCCGTTAATGCTCAAATCAATGGCGATGATATTGTGTATCACGATTTTGTGGACATCAGCGTTGCCGTTTCTACGCCGCGCGGCTTGGTGACACCGGTGGTGCGCAACGCACACGCTATGAATTTGGAGCAAATAGAAAAAGCTATCGGAGAACTTGCCGTGCGCGGACGCGACAATAAACTCGGACTTGATGATATGGAGGGCGGTACATTTACCATCAGCAATGGCGGTGTATTCGGTTCTTTGCTTTCTACGCCTATCATCAATGCACCGCAAACCGCTATTTTGGGTATGCACAAAATTCAAGACCGCCCTATGGTTATCAACGGCGAAATAAAAGTGCGCCCGATGATGTATTTGGCTCTCAGCTACGACCACCGTATTATTGACGGCAAAGAGGCGGTTTCGTTTTTGGTGCGTGTAAAAGAATTGCTCGAAGACCCTATCCGCTTGATGTTGGGCGTGTAA
- a CDS encoding 16S rRNA (uracil(1498)-N(3))-methyltransferase → MQLFYQADIDKGSLFLDSEEARHAAKVLRKNAGDLLHVTDGKGNLYEVQITQITYERCLFRVLGVKNTAPPPFLHIAVAPTKNLDRFEWLVEKCTEFGVTHITPLLTQRCELRQHIKLERLQKIAAAAMKQSLKYHLPLIQPALDLAAFLRQHGNGALPSSEAEQRFIAYIETPPPPHLKSCYVAPLPVCVLIGPEGDFTEAEVAACEACGFERVSLGGSRLRTETAAIAACHLIQVLREQ, encoded by the coding sequence ATGCAATTATTTTATCAGGCGGATATTGACAAGGGCAGCCTTTTTTTGGATAGCGAAGAAGCGCGTCACGCTGCCAAAGTATTGCGCAAAAATGCAGGCGATTTGCTACATGTTACTGATGGCAAAGGAAATTTGTATGAGGTTCAGATTACTCAAATTACCTACGAGCGTTGTTTGTTTCGTGTGTTGGGGGTAAAAAATACAGCACCGCCGCCTTTTTTGCATATCGCTGTTGCGCCTACTAAAAATTTAGACCGCTTTGAATGGTTGGTGGAAAAATGTACCGAATTTGGCGTTACCCATATTACGCCTTTGCTCACGCAACGCTGCGAATTGCGCCAGCATATTAAATTGGAACGCCTCCAAAAAATTGCCGCCGCTGCCATGAAACAATCGCTCAAATATCATTTGCCCCTCATACAACCCGCCCTTGATTTGGCTGCTTTTCTTCGGCAGCACGGAAATGGTGCTTTGCCCTCTTCCGAAGCGGAGCAGCGTTTTATCGCTTATATTGAAACGCCGCCACCGCCACATCTCAAAAGTTGCTATGTCGCTCCGCTCCCTGTGTGTGTGCTCATCGGTCCCGAAGGCGACTTCACAGAGGCAGAAGTGGCGGCTTGTGAGGCTTGCGGCTTTGAGCGGGTATCGTTGGGCGGTAGCCGCCTACGCACCGAAACGGCAGCCATCGCCGCTTGTCATCTGATTCAGGTGTTGCGGGAGCAGTAG
- a CDS encoding histidine--tRNA ligase encodes MKPSIPSGTRDFAPEQVAKRQYIINTIRRAYERYGFLPLETPAMENLSTLSGKYGDEGDQLLFKILNSGDFLAKCPEAVMEEKNAKKLLPHISDKGLRYDLTVPFARFVVMNREQLAFPFKRYQIQPVWRADRPQKGRYREFYQCDGDIIGTDSLLCEMELIAIIQEVFGELGIQDFSIKINHRKILEGVAEVCGAKDNFQEFTVAVDKLDKIGFDGVCAELQARGIDTHSDSLQHFIQLAADSPVEVCRQLKNLLASSETAQAGLADMEQLLQYLNYAKGEAAHQNIALDPLLARGLSYYTGVVLETVPTSVKLGTVVGGGRYDNLTGIFGWQGMSGVGMSFGLDRIYDLMEALGIFGEKDFFSSRLLILAFEENALPFAIRTVQSVRQAGIAAELYPELVSGKKLKKAMNYANDKKIPHVIFIGSNEMQSGTFTLKNMESGEQRDMRADELLSFFGVK; translated from the coding sequence ATGAAACCCTCCATACCCAGCGGCACACGCGATTTTGCACCGGAGCAGGTCGCCAAACGCCAATACATCATCAACACCATTCGCCGCGCTTATGAGCGATATGGTTTTTTGCCCTTGGAAACACCCGCAATGGAAAATCTAAGTACATTGAGCGGCAAATACGGCGACGAAGGCGACCAGCTTTTGTTTAAAATTCTCAACTCCGGCGATTTTTTGGCAAAATGCCCCGAAGCAGTTATGGAGGAAAAAAACGCCAAAAAATTGCTGCCTCACATCAGCGACAAAGGTTTGCGCTACGACCTCACCGTACCTTTTGCACGCTTTGTGGTAATGAACCGCGAACAACTCGCTTTTCCTTTCAAACGCTACCAAATACAACCGGTGTGGCGTGCCGACCGTCCGCAAAAAGGACGCTACCGCGAGTTTTATCAATGCGATGGCGACATCATCGGCACAGACAGCCTACTCTGCGAAATGGAACTCATCGCCATTATTCAGGAAGTGTTCGGGGAATTAGGTATTCAAGATTTTAGTATAAAAATCAACCACCGCAAAATTCTCGAAGGCGTAGCGGAAGTGTGCGGCGCAAAAGACAATTTTCAGGAATTTACAGTGGCGGTGGATAAATTGGATAAAATAGGGTTTGACGGCGTATGCGCCGAATTACAAGCACGCGGCATCGACACACACAGCGACTCATTACAACATTTTATACAACTCGCCGCAGACTCACCCGTCGAAGTATGCCGCCAACTCAAAAACCTGCTCGCCTCCTCCGAAACAGCCCAAGCGGGTTTGGCAGATATGGAACAACTGCTGCAATATCTGAACTACGCCAAAGGCGAAGCGGCGCATCAAAATATCGCTTTAGATCCGCTGCTGGCACGCGGCTTGAGCTACTACACAGGTGTAGTATTGGAAACCGTACCCACTTCGGTAAAGTTAGGAACAGTAGTCGGCGGCGGCAGATACGACAACCTCACGGGCATTTTCGGTTGGCAGGGTATGTCGGGCGTGGGTATGTCGTTTGGTTTAGACAGAATTTATGATTTAATGGAAGCTCTGGGCATTTTTGGGGAAAAAGATTTTTTCAGTAGTCGTCTGCTCATTTTGGCTTTTGAAGAAAACGCACTGCCCTTTGCCATTCGCACGGTGCAGTCGGTGCGTCAGGCGGGCATTGCCGCCGAGTTGTACCCCGAATTGGTAAGCGGCAAAAAACTCAAAAAAGCGATGAACTATGCCAACGATAAAAAAATTCCACATGTAATATTCATCGGCAGCAACGAAATGCAAAGCGGCACTTTTACACTCAAAAACATGGAAAGCGGCGAGCAACGCGATATGCGGGCAGATGAATTATTGAGTTTTTTTGGGGTAAAATAA
- a CDS encoding peptidylprolyl isomerase: MKNIFSFFGITLLIIFSFSCKTEDNLKPTATADKATADEGTEIVLDLLANDKDPEQAIDSNSVKILKNIALLRGKVTIKKGTLSFLPERNFSGDETFEYMVCDNHKQCDTATVLLHIEPVHVALISTELGDMKVKLYNQTPRHRDNFIKLTKEGFYDGTLFHRVMMNFMIQGGDPDSKLATPNQKLGNGGPGYNIPAEFVPDLIHKRGALAAARMGDAVNPKKESNGSQFYLVQGQKFSPVELAQVEKVTKRKLAKSSVDIYTTLGGAPFLDGDYTVFGEVIEGLDVIDRIAMVGSNPQSRPFKDIPMTVKMLK; the protein is encoded by the coding sequence ATGAAAAATATTTTTTCTTTTTTCGGCATTACATTGTTGATAATTTTTTCATTTTCTTGCAAAACCGAAGATAATTTGAAGCCTACCGCCACCGCCGACAAAGCCACCGCCGATGAAGGCACGGAAATAGTGTTGGATTTGCTGGCAAACGACAAAGACCCCGAACAAGCCATAGACAGCAACAGTGTAAAGATTTTAAAAAATATCGCTTTGCTGCGGGGCAAAGTGACGATCAAAAAAGGTACGCTTAGTTTTTTGCCTGAGCGCAATTTCAGTGGCGATGAAACCTTTGAATATATGGTATGCGACAACCACAAACAATGCGACACGGCTACGGTGCTGCTGCATATAGAGCCGGTGCATGTGGCACTTATCAGCACTGAACTGGGCGATATGAAGGTAAAACTCTACAATCAAACACCGCGCCACCGCGACAATTTCATAAAATTGACGAAAGAGGGTTTTTATGACGGAACGCTGTTTCATCGGGTGATGATGAATTTTATGATTCAGGGCGGCGACCCCGACTCCAAACTTGCCACTCCCAACCAAAAATTGGGCAACGGCGGACCGGGCTACAACATTCCCGCCGAGTTCGTTCCCGACCTCATTCATAAGCGCGGTGCTTTGGCGGCGGCGCGTATGGGCGATGCCGTAAATCCGAAAAAGGAATCGAACGGCTCTCAATTTTATTTGGTACAGGGGCAAAAGTTTTCGCCAGTAGAGTTGGCGCAAGTGGAAAAAGTAACTAAACGCAAATTGGCTAAAAGCAGTGTGGATATCTATACTACTTTGGGCGGTGCGCCATTTTTAGACGGCGACTATACTGTATTTGGCGAAGTAATAGAAGGACTTGATGTAATTGACCGCATTGCAATGGTAGGCAGCAATCCACAGAGCCGCCCTTTTAAAGATATACCCATGACGGTGAAGATGTTGAAGTAA
- a CDS encoding OmpA family protein, with amino-acid sequence MNINLLDLLKSEVGSQGIQMVSRYLGESESGTQKAFDSVLPSVLGGLMSKAATPNGGGAIMDMLSGGNNNGSIFNNLLGLLGSGDKIKSLLDMGAPLLNSLFGNRLGSIVDLVAGASGVSKSSSGSLLSLAMPLILGMLGKQKSALGLDAGGLMKLLFSQKDYVKAAAPAGLASALGISSFDSLSDSVSGAVRTASHNVERTVNTTVRETEKASSGGGFGKFLPWLLLLALLGLLWWMLKGCGGEKAVDATKDAVGTAVETTKDAAATTVDAAKDAAATTATAVDSAASAVSTTVNSAWAALGNFFKTKLPNGVELNIPEKGVENKLIKFIEDKNAAVSKDLWFSFDRLLFDTGKSTLKPESQEQLKNTAEIMKAFPNVEIKLGGYTDNVGNAAANKKLSEERAKNVMAELMKLGVAAKRMAAEGYGQEHPVASNDTEEGRAQNRRIDIRVTKK; translated from the coding sequence ATGAATATCAATTTATTAGATTTGCTGAAAAGCGAAGTCGGCTCGCAAGGTATCCAAATGGTAAGCCGTTATTTGGGCGAAAGCGAAAGCGGCACACAAAAAGCATTTGACAGCGTTCTGCCTTCAGTATTGGGTGGTTTGATGTCTAAAGCAGCTACTCCCAACGGAGGCGGTGCTATTATGGATATGTTGAGCGGCGGCAACAACAATGGCAGCATTTTCAATAATCTTTTGGGCTTATTGGGTAGCGGCGACAAAATCAAATCCTTGTTGGATATGGGCGCACCTTTGTTGAACAGCTTGTTTGGCAACCGCTTGGGTAGCATCGTTGATTTGGTAGCAGGTGCTTCGGGCGTAAGCAAAAGCTCTTCAGGTTCTTTGTTGAGCTTGGCGATGCCTTTGATACTCGGTATGTTGGGCAAACAAAAAAGCGCACTTGGCTTAGATGCCGGCGGTTTGATGAAATTGCTCTTCAGCCAAAAAGACTATGTAAAAGCCGCTGCTCCTGCCGGATTGGCAAGTGCTTTGGGCATTTCAAGTTTTGATAGCCTGAGCGACAGCGTTTCGGGTGCAGTGCGTACTGCTTCGCACAATGTGGAGCGCACAGTAAATACAACAGTAAGAGAAACCGAGAAAGCCAGCAGTGGTGGCGGTTTTGGTAAATTTTTACCTTGGTTGTTGTTGTTGGCTTTGTTGGGCTTATTGTGGTGGATGCTCAAAGGTTGTGGCGGCGAAAAAGCTGTAGATGCTACTAAAGATGCCGTAGGCACTGCTGTAGAAACTACAAAGGATGCCGCTGCTACTACTGTAGATGCTGCTAAAGATGCCGCTGCTACTACCGCTACTGCCGTAGATAGCGCAGCAAGTGCCGTAAGCACTACCGTTAATAGTGCTTGGGCTGCTTTGGGTAATTTCTTCAAAACAAAACTCCCTAATGGTGTTGAATTGAACATTCCAGAAAAAGGTGTTGAAAATAAATTAATCAAATTTATTGAAGACAAAAACGCCGCCGTAAGCAAAGATTTGTGGTTCAGCTTCGACCGCCTCTTGTTTGATACCGGAAAATCTACCCTCAAACCCGAATCTCAAGAACAGTTGAAAAACACCGCTGAAATTATGAAAGCCTTCCCTAATGTTGAAATCAAATTGGGTGGCTACACAGACAACGTAGGTAATGCGGCTGCCAACAAAAAATTGTCAGAAGAACGTGCTAAAAATGTAATGGCAGAATTGATGAAGTTGGGCGTAGCTGCTAAACGTATGGCTGCCGAAGGTTATGGTCAGGAGCACCCCGTGGCTTCTAACGATACCGAGGAAGGTCGCGCACAGAATCGCCGTATTGATATTCGCGTTACTAAAAAATAA